The sequence below is a genomic window from Corythoichthys intestinalis isolate RoL2023-P3 chromosome 4, ASM3026506v1, whole genome shotgun sequence.
AAATGTGCATTAGGAAATAATTTAAATGATCAGAGCGGAAGAAAGtataatatacaaaaaaaaaaaacttttgataAATACTACTAAATACACTGCTTGCTTTTTGGTCGAGTTGTAAAATTGGTGCATGATACTCTTggacagtaggtggcggtatgcacaTTCCAGTTGCTTGAAATCCGCCATTAATCGGAAGAGGAAGAAATACGGAAAACGAAGATGGCGGAGCGTGGCTACAGTTTCTCTTTGACTACGTTTAGGTAAACTTTATATAATagacattaaattaaaaatatgcgttgaatattttgttaggcatttattttttgaattgtGGTAAAGGAAAAATATGTAGGTTGTCTTTATGTTGGTAGCTTTAGCATCTGATGTCGATGCACTGCCATTACCTGGAAGTGCAATGAATCAGCTACAAATACGGTTAGCATGTTGCTAACCATTATATATGCGAGTATTTTATCAGTGATGTCAAGTAAACCGAACTTGTCCAAGAGAAGATGATCAGATTGGTTAATAAGTTTTGCTTGCCAATCTAAGAAGTTAGGTTACGACCGTCTGTTTATATCATGCTAACTTTtggttttactttcatttgGAGACAGTCGCCAAATGAGGTGTTTTTGCATCACTTTCTTCCCGAATAAATTTAATTCAGTGTCCGTGTCTTTTCACAGCCCTTCAGGTAAACTAGTGCAGATTGAATATGCACTAGCTGCTGTAGCTGCTGGAGCCCCCTCAGTCGGCATTAAAGGTAACGATTTCCCAATTTTCGAATAGaaaagaatagccctttattgtcattttacagttgtacaatgaaattatggagcatctccctttacagtgcagattTAGGTAAGTTAAAATCTTAAAAGTTATTTACAAAGTAATGAAACTACTTACATATTTtgagcaaattaaaaaaaaaatgcaacacacATCTCACTGAAGAGTGATTCACTCGGATTcagattaactcattcactcccagccattttcaccggagcaaggcccttcgctcctggccattttactggattttgactgattttgcaaggcccacaaaaaattctgttctattgctatataaacatggaacccaccaaaagaaagattagactcacttctttcagcagaaaaaaagtaagttcatatctttttccattctttagaaatcaggattagaaaatagcttagtttgagcaattttccaatttctgatgaaaaaacggagaaaacgagctttttgtaaacgcaaaaatttcaaacataaatttgactttaacacggctattttttgcttcactgacatcccaaacatctgaataatgttttccttttacaaaataacatgaacaatcagccaaatagagcttttgatagcaaagtaacaatttattcacacatacctaactgagagatgacgtttggtggctgcgacagcggttgaacttttccctcattgccgactgtctcgtaaagatggattttcttttagtcttttttttttttgtggtgaccactgtctcgtttgcctggggaacttatgttcctgggggggaactggtttggccgtgcgtatttccgtgcaggacactcgagcgtgcggtggacctgagcagcaagctgcggaggggctctgctaacttccctaataaagttgtactgtttgaaTTGGGTTGTGAGGTCttaacaaatgcgctactgccctccagtggccagttttattgctttaaaattggttttaaggcttttttttttgtttccgcgATAGATCGGAAGctctagatgcttcttgtacaaaaaaacgcaaaagacgtataaatacgtttgtgggacagttaagcatttaaaaatagaacgtctttatacgtttctgggagcaaatgagttaaataggaCTGCGGCAaacctgtttttattttgatagTTGACTAATTTCAGTATTTCGCAATTAGCTGACGAATCAGACAAAATATAAAACACATCATTCCAGCAAGCAGCTTCTCTCATATAACAATGGTTATATTTAAAGACAATCAAGCTCATACTACATTCAACTTATATGACATTTTCAGCTTGTGCCAGAATTTCTGAAATGTTTATAAATGatgatgcaattaaaaaaaaaaaaaaactgttcaaaGAGTACGTAGGATTTTAGTAGATGAACACTCCTGCACATGTTCCTTCACACATTGACACATTTGACGTGAATCACTACTACTGCGCAATTGCTAGAGACTGAGGCAGGCACCATTTCAGACAAAAGGCGGGAGGCAGCTTTGAAAGAAACAatgcattaaaataaaataaaagatgtCACTTATTCAATTAGTTGTCTCCGAACTTGATTGTCCACATCAGAGTGGCTAGTGACATATTCCTACAGATattacaaatttgattaaagattctgaacagtttagaacaggggtgggcaaaccagtcctcaaggactgcagtgggtcctggtctttgttacaaATGATCCAGCACaggtagtttaaccaatgaggggcCTTTGGAAACAagacacacctgactgcaatcaactgattgcacttgcatGACACCGCATTGCTGAAAAAGTGTtctcttgatgggttgcaacgaaaacccgcacccactatggccctttgtggaatagtttgcccacccttggCTTACAACAGGGGCATCAATCATCAGTTACCGTATTCATCCATAATACACAGATTGTTGTATACTGTACAGCTGCAAGTGATAAAGGCCAGGCtcatattttaaaatacttCAGGAGGGCTGATGGCTTTCTAACGTGTTTTCAGCTTCCAATGGGGTGGTCCTGGCGACAGAAAAGAAACAGAAGTCTATTCTCTATGATGAGCAGAGTGTTCACAAAGTGGAGCCCATCACAAAGCACATAGGCATGGTTTATAGTGGGATGGGGCCTGACTACAGGTGGGGATTTTTTCAGTGTTTCGTCTGTCAAATAGCACATTTCACCGTTTCAACTGTTGTTATTCAGTACTTTCACAAAAGTTAAATAAGTATTGTATTCATAGGGTTTTGGTCCGACGAGCAAGGAAGCTGGCACAACAGTACTTCCTTGTTTACCAAGAACCTATTCCCACAGGCCAGCTTGTCCAGCGAGTGGCATCTGTAATGCAGGAGTACACACAGTCTGGGTGAGTAACACACTGTCTCATCATCGACTATTAGCTAATGTGTGTGAGTGGGTGATGGATAGGCCACACTGAGTGAAAACTACTGTTGGTGACTGTTTGCTTAGCACGTCAAAATCTAGTTTTGAGCCTCTATATGCAATGAAatgtactgatttttttttttttattgaaccaCAAAAACGTTGCTGTGATTGTAAATATAAAAGATTGCCACAGAATAAACAAACGTGTGACAATAAATGTGAGCTTGTAGATACTGTATGTTTGAGGCTATCCAAAATGATGCCCCTATTCACTCACCAGCTTTTACAATGGGGGGTTCAGCGTCTCCAACACCAATTCATACTTTATTAGGTGGTACGGAAGATGGAGGAATGGTATTTTTAATGGCATGCCATGGGATTATTTTCCTTTGTTTCCTCTGCAGTGGAGTGCGTCCATTTGGGGTCTCTTTGTTGATAGCTGGATGGGATGAAGACCAACCCTACCTGTTCCAGTCAGATCCCTCAGTATGTTCAGTTCAGAATTTTCTTAAGACATGATTAATGCTTTTTTGCTATTCATCCTGATAATATACTTCTTCTTCTTGTTCTTCTTTTAGTCTATTTCACATGATTACAAAAGAATAATTAAATTGACTGCTGTCCCTTTGTTCTGTCCCAGGGGGCATATTTTGCATGGAAAGCCACAGCCATGGGGAAGAACTATGTAAATGGAAAAACATTCCTTGAAAAAAGGTATCTTGTTTGATACTCGTATAATGCCTTGCATTCTTTTATATGCCATGACAATGATATGCTAAGTATCTCTTAGTTTGaaccacaatttaaaaaaaatatttttgtcaagGTCTAATTATTTGACAGACTGAATGTGTACTTCAGGAATGCCTACAATTTCTCTGCCTTCATTTGTCCTGACAGTCACTCAAAACTGGATTATCCTTTTCAGTTTTAATCCTGGAGACCATTTTTTCCCACCATGTGCCATCCCCACAAACCTTTTCCAATT
It includes:
- the psma2a gene encoding proteasome subunit alpha type-2; amino-acid sequence: MAERGYSFSLTTFSPSGKLVQIEYALAAVAAGAPSVGIKASNGVVLATEKKQKSILYDEQSVHKVEPITKHIGMVYSGMGPDYRVLVRRARKLAQQYFLVYQEPIPTGQLVQRVASVMQEYTQSGGVRPFGVSLLIAGWDEDQPYLFQSDPSGAYFAWKATAMGKNYVNGKTFLEKRYNNDLELEDAIHTAILTLKESFEGQMTEENIEVGICNEAGFKRLTPAEVKDYLAAIA